A single region of the Pseudomonas solani genome encodes:
- the rpsK gene encoding 30S ribosomal protein S11, translating into MAKPAARPRKKVKKTVVDGIAHIHASFNNTIVTITDRQGNALSWATSGGSGFRGSRKSTPFAAQVAAERAGQAALEYGLKNLDVNVKGPGPGRESAVRALNACGYKIASITDVTPIPHNGCRPPKKRRV; encoded by the coding sequence ATGGCTAAGCCTGCTGCTCGTCCCCGTAAGAAAGTCAAAAAGACAGTGGTTGATGGGATCGCCCACATCCACGCGTCTTTCAACAACACCATCGTGACCATCACTGACCGTCAAGGTAACGCCCTGTCCTGGGCCACCTCCGGTGGTTCTGGTTTCCGCGGCTCCCGTAAAAGCACTCCGTTCGCTGCCCAGGTAGCTGCTGAGCGTGCTGGTCAAGCTGCCCTCGAATACGGCCTCAAGAACCTCGACGTCAACGTCAAGGGTCCGGGTCCGGGTCGCGAATCCGCCGTGCGTGCTCTGAACGCCTGCGGCTACAAGATTGCCAGCATCACCGACGTGACGCCGATCCCGCATAACGGGTGCCGTCCGCCGAAGAAGCGTCGCGTGTAA
- the rpsD gene encoding 30S ribosomal protein S4 has product MARYIGPKCKLSRREGTDLFLKSGARALESKCNIESAPGQHGARRGRLSDYGTQLREKQKVRRIYGVLERQFSGYYKEAASRKGATGENLLQLLECRLDNVVYRMGFGATRSESRQLVSHKAISVNGQTVNVPSYQIKAGDVVAIREKSKNQLRIVQALELCAQRGRVEWVEVDSEKKSGVFKSVPARADLSADINENLIVELYSK; this is encoded by the coding sequence ATGGCTCGTTACATTGGTCCCAAATGCAAACTGTCCCGTCGTGAAGGTACTGACCTCTTCCTGAAGAGTGGTGCCCGCGCGCTCGAATCCAAGTGCAACATCGAATCGGCTCCTGGCCAGCACGGCGCTCGCCGTGGTCGCCTGTCCGACTACGGTACTCAGCTGCGCGAGAAGCAGAAAGTACGTCGTATCTACGGTGTTCTGGAGCGTCAGTTCAGCGGTTACTACAAGGAAGCTGCCAGCCGTAAGGGCGCTACCGGTGAGAACCTGCTGCAACTTCTCGAGTGCCGCCTGGACAACGTCGTATACCGCATGGGCTTTGGTGCTACCCGCTCCGAATCCCGTCAGCTGGTATCGCACAAAGCCATCAGCGTTAACGGTCAGACCGTGAACGTCCCGTCCTACCAGATCAAAGCTGGTGACGTGGTAGCAATTCGCGAGAAGTCGAAGAATCAGCTGCGTATCGTTCAAGCCCTTGAACTGTGCGCCCAACGCGGTCGCGTTGAGTGGGTTGAAGTCGACAGCGAGAAGAAGTCCGGTGTGTTCAAAAGCGTTCCGGCACGTGCTGATCTGTCCGCCGACATCAACGAAAACCTGATTGTCGAGCTCTACTCCAAGTAA
- a CDS encoding DNA-directed RNA polymerase subunit alpha: MQSSVNEFLTPRHIDVQVVSPTRAKITLEPLERGFGHTLGNALRRILLSSMPGCAVVEAEIDGVLHEYSAIEGVQEDVIEILLNLKGLAVKLHGRDEVTLNLVKKGSGVVTAADIQLDHDVEIVNGDHVIANLAENGALNMKLKVARGRGYEPADARQSDEDESRSIGRLQLDSSFSPVRRVAYVVENARVEQRTNLDKLVIDLETNGTLDPEEAIRRAATILQQQLAAFVDLKGDSEPVVVEQEDEIDPILLRPVDDLELTVRSANCLKAENIYYIGDLIQRTEVELLKTPNLGKKSLTEIKDVLASRGLSLGMRLDNWPPASLKKDDKATA; encoded by the coding sequence ATGCAGAGTTCGGTAAATGAGTTCCTGACCCCCCGCCACATTGATGTGCAGGTGGTCAGTCCGACCCGCGCCAAGATCACGCTCGAGCCTCTCGAGCGCGGTTTCGGCCATACCCTGGGCAACGCGCTGCGTCGCATCCTGTTGTCCTCCATGCCTGGCTGTGCAGTAGTCGAGGCCGAAATCGACGGCGTACTCCATGAGTACAGTGCCATCGAAGGTGTTCAGGAAGATGTCATCGAAATCCTGCTCAACCTGAAAGGTCTGGCTGTCAAGCTGCACGGTCGTGACGAAGTAACGCTGAACCTGGTCAAGAAGGGTTCGGGCGTGGTCACTGCTGCCGATATTCAGCTGGATCATGATGTCGAGATCGTCAATGGCGACCACGTGATCGCTAACCTGGCGGAAAACGGCGCACTGAACATGAAGCTCAAAGTGGCTCGTGGTCGCGGCTATGAGCCGGCTGACGCGCGTCAGAGCGATGAAGACGAGAGCCGCAGCATTGGTCGCTTGCAGCTCGACTCTTCGTTCAGCCCGGTCCGTCGTGTTGCTTACGTGGTGGAAAACGCCCGTGTCGAGCAGCGTACCAACCTGGACAAGCTGGTCATTGATCTGGAAACCAACGGTACCCTGGATCCTGAAGAGGCCATCCGTCGTGCCGCTACCATCCTGCAACAGCAGCTGGCAGCGTTCGTCGACCTCAAAGGTGATAGCGAGCCCGTAGTAGTCGAGCAGGAAGACGAGATCGATCCGATCCTGCTGCGCCCGGTTGATGATCTTGAGCTGACCGTACGTTCGGCCAACTGCCTCAAGGCGGAGAACATTTACTACATCGGTGATCTGATTCAGCGCACCGAAGTGGAACTGTTGAAGACTCCGAACCTGGGCAAGAAGTCCCTGACCGAGATCAAGGACGTCCTGGCCTCCCGTGGTCTGTCCCTCGGTATGCGCCTCGACAACTGGCCGCCGGCAAGTCTTAAGAAGGACGACAAGGCGACTGCCTGA
- the rplQ gene encoding 50S ribosomal protein L17, giving the protein MRHRKSGRHLSRTSAHRKAMFQNMAVSLFEHELIKTTLPKAKELRRVAEPLITLAKEDSVANRRLAFDRTRSKAIVGKLFNDLGKRYANRQGGYLRILKCGFRAGDNAPMAYVELIDRPVGGAAVEAAE; this is encoded by the coding sequence ATGCGTCATCGTAAAAGTGGCCGTCACCTCAGCCGCACCAGCGCACACCGCAAGGCCATGTTCCAGAACATGGCGGTTTCGCTGTTCGAGCACGAACTGATCAAAACCACCCTGCCGAAAGCCAAGGAACTGCGCCGCGTTGCCGAGCCGCTGATCACCCTGGCCAAGGAAGACAGCGTTGCCAACCGTCGTCTGGCCTTCGACCGCACTCGTTCGAAAGCCATCGTTGGCAAACTGTTCAACGATCTGGGCAAGCGCTACGCCAACCGTCAGGGCGGCTACCTCCGCATCCTGAAGTGCGGCTTCCGCGCTGGCGACAACGCTCCGATGGCCTACGTTGAGCTGATCGACCGTCCGGTCGGCGGCGCAGCAGTAGAAGCTGCCGAGTAA
- a CDS encoding catalase, with protein MDKKTYLTTASGAPVADNQNSRSAGPRGPLLLDDFHLIEKLAHFNRENIPERRVHAKGSGAYGTFTVTRDITRYTSAKLFDTVGKQTPTFLRFSTVGGERGSADTERDPRGFALKFYTEEGNWDIVGNNTPVFFIRDPLKFPDFIHTQKRLPQSNLKSAQMMWDFWSHSPEALHQITILFSDRGIPDGYRHMHGFGSHTYSLVNAQGERHWVKWHYKTQQGIKNLAPAEATRLAGTDPDYAQRDLFNAIERGDFPKWSVCIQIMSEAQAEAHHENPFDVTKTWSQKAFPLIEVGELELNRNPLNYFAEVEQATFGPSNMIPGVGLSPDRMLQGRVFAYADAHRYRVGTNHQQLPVNAPRSPVNSYQRDGAMAFGSNGGAAPNYEPNSYANAPKQAPQYAEPPLQLSGAAARHDHREDSDYYSHAGALFRLMSAEQKALLISNIAGAMAGVTEDVVQRQLQYFFKADPAYGEGIAKALGVQLG; from the coding sequence ATGGACAAGAAGACCTACCTGACCACCGCCTCTGGCGCCCCTGTCGCCGACAACCAGAATTCTCGTTCTGCCGGCCCGCGCGGCCCGCTGCTGCTCGACGATTTCCACCTGATCGAGAAGCTCGCCCACTTCAACCGCGAGAACATCCCCGAGCGTCGCGTTCACGCCAAGGGATCGGGTGCTTACGGCACCTTCACCGTCACTCGCGACATCACCCGCTACACCAGCGCCAAGCTGTTCGATACCGTCGGCAAGCAGACGCCCACCTTCCTGCGTTTCTCTACCGTGGGGGGTGAGCGCGGCTCGGCTGACACCGAGCGCGACCCGCGCGGCTTTGCCCTGAAGTTCTATACCGAAGAGGGCAACTGGGACATCGTCGGCAACAACACCCCGGTGTTCTTCATCCGCGATCCGCTGAAATTCCCCGACTTCATTCACACCCAGAAGCGCCTGCCGCAAAGCAACCTGAAGAGCGCGCAGATGATGTGGGACTTCTGGTCGCACTCGCCCGAGGCGCTGCACCAGATCACCATCCTGTTCTCCGACCGAGGCATCCCGGATGGCTACCGTCACATGCACGGCTTCGGCAGCCACACCTACAGCCTGGTCAACGCCCAGGGAGAGCGCCACTGGGTCAAATGGCACTACAAGACCCAGCAGGGCATCAAGAACCTGGCGCCGGCCGAAGCGACCCGCCTGGCCGGGACCGATCCGGATTACGCCCAGCGCGACCTGTTCAACGCCATCGAGCGCGGTGACTTCCCCAAGTGGAGCGTGTGCATCCAGATCATGAGCGAGGCCCAGGCCGAAGCGCACCACGAGAACCCCTTCGACGTGACCAAGACCTGGTCGCAGAAGGCGTTCCCGCTGATCGAGGTGGGTGAACTCGAGCTCAACCGCAACCCGCTGAACTACTTCGCCGAGGTCGAGCAGGCCACCTTCGGGCCGAGCAACATGATTCCGGGCGTCGGCCTGTCGCCGGACCGTATGCTGCAGGGCCGCGTATTCGCCTACGCCGATGCGCACCGCTACCGCGTGGGCACCAACCACCAGCAACTGCCGGTGAACGCGCCGCGCTCGCCGGTCAACAGCTACCAGCGCGATGGCGCCATGGCGTTCGGCAGCAATGGTGGCGCTGCGCCCAACTACGAGCCCAACAGCTACGCGAATGCCCCCAAGCAGGCACCGCAGTACGCCGAGCCGCCGCTGCAGTTGAGTGGTGCCGCGGCCCGTCACGATCATCGTGAGGACAGCGACTACTACAGCCATGCCGGCGCGCTGTTCCGCCTGATGAGCGCCGAGCAAAAGGCGTTGCTGATCAGCAACATCGCCGGCGCCATGGCCGGTGTCACCGAGGATGTGGTGCAGCGCCAGCTGCAGTACTTCTTCAAGGCCGACCCGGCCTACGGCGAAGGCATCGCCAAGGCGCTGGGCGTCCAGCTCGGCTAA
- the uvrA gene encoding excinuclease ABC subunit UvrA → MDKILIRGARTHNLKNVDLTLPRDKLIVITGLSGSGKSSLAFDTLYAEGQRRYVESLSAYARQFLSMMEKPDVDTIEGLSPAISIEQKSTSHNPRSTVGTITEIYDYLRLLYARAGTPRCPDHDVPLEAQTVSQMVDQVLAMPEGRKLMLLAPVIRERKGEHLAVFDELRAQGFVRARVNGRIYEMDELPKLDKQKKHSIDVVVDRFKVRADLQQRLAESFETAINLADGIALVAPMDDEPGDETIFSARFACPHCGHSISELEPKLFSFNNPAGACPTCDGLGVKQFFDAKRLVNGELTLAEGAIRGWDRRNVYYFQMLGSLAAHYGFSLEKPFDELPAEDQKAILFGSGREDVDFRYLNDRGDIVKRSHPFEGIIPNLERRYRETESNTVREELAKFLSTQPCPDCRGTRLRREARHVWVGEKTLPAVTGLPVGDAADYFGELSLPGRKGEIADKILKEIRERLQFLVNVGLDYLTLDRSADTLSGGEAQRIRLASQIGAGLVGVMYILDEPSIGLHQRDNERLLATLTHLRNIGNTVIVVEHDEDAIRLADYVVDIGPGAGVHGGRVVAEGTPDEVMSHPDSLTGKYLSGRVKIAVPAKRTPRDKKKSLLLKGARGNNLQNVNLEIPVGLLTCITGVSGSGKSTLINNTLFPITATALNGATTLEAAPHDSFDGLQHLDKVVDIDQSPIGRTPRSNPATYTGLFTPIRELFSGVAESRSRGYGPGRFSFNVKGGRCEACQGDGVIKVEMHFLPDIYVPCDVCKGKRYNRETLEVRYKGKSITEVLDMTIEEAREFFDAVPAIARKLQTLMDVGLSYIRLGQSATTLSGGEAQRVKLSRELSKRDTGKTLYILDEPTTGLHFADIQQLLDVLHRLRDHGNTVVVIEHNLDVIKTADWLVDLGPEGGSKGGQIIATGTPEDVAKMKQSHTGHFLKPLLERDRA, encoded by the coding sequence GTGGACAAGATCCTGATCCGTGGGGCCCGTACCCATAACCTGAAGAACGTCGATCTCACCCTGCCGCGCGACAAGCTGATCGTGATCACCGGCCTGTCCGGTTCCGGCAAATCCTCCCTGGCCTTCGACACCCTCTACGCCGAGGGCCAGCGCCGCTACGTGGAGTCGCTGTCGGCCTATGCCCGGCAGTTCCTGTCGATGATGGAAAAGCCGGATGTCGACACCATCGAAGGGCTGTCGCCGGCCATCTCCATCGAGCAGAAGTCCACGTCGCACAACCCGCGCTCCACCGTGGGCACCATTACCGAGATCTACGATTACCTGCGCCTGCTCTATGCCCGTGCGGGGACGCCGCGCTGCCCGGACCATGACGTGCCGCTGGAAGCGCAGACCGTGAGCCAGATGGTCGACCAGGTGCTGGCGATGCCCGAGGGCCGCAAGCTGATGCTGCTGGCACCGGTGATCCGCGAGCGCAAGGGCGAGCACCTGGCGGTGTTCGACGAACTGCGCGCCCAGGGCTTCGTGCGGGCACGGGTCAACGGCCGCATCTACGAGATGGACGAGCTGCCCAAGCTGGACAAGCAGAAGAAGCACTCCATCGATGTGGTGGTGGACCGCTTCAAGGTCCGCGCCGACCTGCAGCAGCGCCTGGCGGAATCCTTCGAGACGGCGATCAACCTGGCCGACGGCATCGCCCTGGTGGCGCCGATGGACGACGAGCCGGGCGATGAGACCATCTTCTCCGCGCGCTTCGCCTGCCCCCATTGCGGCCACTCCATCAGCGAGCTCGAGCCCAAGCTGTTCTCCTTCAACAACCCGGCCGGCGCCTGCCCCACCTGCGACGGCTTGGGGGTGAAGCAGTTCTTCGACGCCAAGCGCCTGGTCAACGGCGAGCTGACCCTGGCCGAGGGCGCGATTCGCGGCTGGGACCGGCGCAACGTCTATTACTTCCAGATGCTCGGCTCCCTGGCCGCGCACTACGGCTTCAGCCTGGAGAAGCCCTTCGACGAACTGCCGGCCGAGGACCAGAAGGCGATCCTCTTCGGCAGCGGCCGCGAGGACGTGGACTTCCGCTACCTCAATGACCGTGGCGACATCGTCAAGCGCTCGCACCCGTTCGAGGGGATCATCCCCAACCTGGAACGTCGCTACCGCGAGACCGAATCGAACACCGTGCGCGAGGAGCTGGCCAAGTTCCTCAGCACCCAGCCCTGCCCGGACTGCCGGGGCACTCGCCTGCGCCGCGAAGCGCGCCATGTGTGGGTGGGCGAGAAAACCCTGCCGGCGGTCACCGGCCTGCCGGTGGGCGATGCCGCCGACTACTTCGGCGAACTGAGCCTGCCCGGCCGCAAAGGCGAGATCGCCGACAAGATTCTCAAGGAGATCCGCGAGCGCTTGCAGTTCCTGGTCAACGTCGGCCTCGACTACCTGACACTTGACCGCAGCGCCGACACCCTTTCCGGTGGCGAGGCGCAGCGCATCCGCCTGGCCAGCCAGATCGGTGCAGGCCTGGTGGGCGTGATGTACATCCTCGACGAGCCCTCCATCGGCCTGCATCAGCGGGACAACGAGCGTCTGCTGGCCACCCTCACCCACCTGCGCAACATCGGTAATACGGTGATCGTGGTCGAGCACGACGAGGATGCCATCCGCCTCGCCGACTATGTGGTGGACATCGGCCCGGGCGCCGGCGTGCACGGTGGCCGCGTGGTTGCCGAAGGCACCCCGGACGAGGTGATGTCGCACCCCGACTCGCTGACCGGCAAGTACCTTTCCGGCCGGGTGAAGATCGCCGTACCGGCCAAGCGCACCCCGCGCGACAAGAAGAAGTCGCTGCTGCTCAAGGGTGCGCGTGGCAACAACCTGCAGAACGTAAACCTGGAGATCCCGGTCGGGTTGCTGACCTGCATCACCGGCGTATCGGGCTCGGGCAAGTCGACGCTGATCAACAACACCCTGTTCCCCATCACCGCCACCGCGTTGAACGGTGCCACGACGCTGGAGGCGGCGCCGCACGACAGCTTCGACGGACTGCAACACCTGGACAAGGTGGTGGACATCGACCAGAGCCCCATCGGCCGCACACCGCGCTCCAACCCGGCGACCTATACCGGGCTGTTCACGCCGATCCGCGAGCTGTTCTCCGGCGTCGCGGAGTCACGCTCCCGTGGCTATGGGCCGGGGCGCTTCTCCTTCAACGTGAAGGGCGGTCGCTGCGAGGCCTGCCAGGGCGATGGCGTGATCAAGGTGGAGATGCACTTCCTGCCAGACATCTACGTGCCCTGCGACGTGTGCAAGGGCAAGCGCTACAACCGCGAGACCCTGGAGGTGCGCTACAAGGGCAAGAGCATCACCGAGGTGCTGGACATGACCATCGAAGAAGCGCGGGAGTTCTTCGATGCCGTGCCGGCCATCGCGCGCAAGTTGCAGACGCTGATGGACGTGGGCCTGTCCTACATCCGCCTGGGGCAGTCGGCGACCACCCTGTCCGGCGGCGAGGCACAGCGGGTGAAGCTGTCCCGCGAGCTGTCCAAGCGCGACACCGGCAAGACGCTGTACATCCTCGACGAGCCGACCACGGGCCTGCACTTTGCGGATATCCAGCAGTTGCTCGATGTGCTGCACCGCCTGCGTGACCACGGCAACACCGTGGTGGTCATCGAGCACAACCTGGATGTGATCAAGACCGCCGACTGGCTGGTGGACCTGGGTCCCGAGGGCGGCTCCAAAGGTGGCCAGATCATCGCCACCGGTACGCCGGAAGACGTGGCGAAGATGAAGCAGTCCCACACCGGGCACTTCCTCAAGCCGCTGCTGGAGCGTGATCGCGCCTGA
- a CDS encoding MFS transporter, which translates to MHDSHSERMSGRETRAASGLALVFAFRMLGMFMVLPVLATYGQDLAGATPALIGLAIGAYGLTQAVLQIPFGIVSDRIGRLPVIYIGLLIFAAGAVLAANADSIWGVIAGRVLQGAGAISAAVMALLSDLTREQHRTKAMAMIGMSIGVSFAVAMVVGPLVTRAFGLSGLFWVTAVMALVGIAIIALVVPRADHPLQHRESGVARQALLPTLKHPDLLRLDFGILALHAVLMASFVALPLALVEKAGLPKEQHWWVYLTALLVGFFGMVPFIIYAEKKRRMKRVLLGAVSVLLACELYFWAFGDTLQALVIGTIVFFTAFNLLEASLPSLISKVAPAGGKGTAMGVYSTSQFLGAALGGILGGWLFQHGGLSVVFIGCAVVCAIWLAIAVTMREPPYVTSLRLPLSAAALGDAGLVARLLATPGVADAVVVAEEGAIYIKLDTEQLDRTSLERLINAAPERAEA; encoded by the coding sequence ATGCACGACTCCCATTCCGAACGCATGAGCGGCCGCGAGACCCGAGCGGCCAGCGGCCTCGCCCTGGTGTTCGCCTTCCGCATGCTCGGCATGTTCATGGTGCTGCCGGTCCTGGCCACCTACGGGCAGGACCTGGCCGGCGCGACCCCCGCGCTGATCGGCCTGGCCATCGGCGCCTACGGCCTCACCCAGGCGGTGCTGCAGATCCCCTTCGGCATCGTTTCCGACCGTATCGGCCGCCTGCCCGTCATCTATATCGGCCTGCTGATCTTCGCCGCCGGCGCAGTGCTCGCCGCCAACGCCGACTCCATCTGGGGTGTGATCGCCGGCCGCGTGCTGCAGGGCGCCGGGGCCATCTCCGCCGCCGTGATGGCCCTGCTCTCCGACCTCACCCGCGAGCAGCACCGCACCAAGGCCATGGCCATGATCGGCATGAGTATCGGCGTCTCCTTCGCCGTCGCCATGGTGGTCGGCCCGCTGGTCACCCGTGCCTTCGGCCTCTCCGGGCTGTTCTGGGTGACCGCCGTGATGGCGCTGGTGGGCATCGCCATCATCGCCCTGGTGGTGCCGCGCGCCGACCACCCGCTGCAGCACCGCGAGTCCGGGGTCGCCCGCCAGGCGCTGCTGCCCACCCTCAAGCACCCCGACCTGCTGCGCCTGGACTTCGGCATCCTCGCCCTGCACGCCGTGCTCATGGCCAGCTTCGTCGCGCTGCCGCTGGCGCTGGTGGAGAAGGCCGGCCTGCCCAAGGAGCAGCACTGGTGGGTCTACCTCACTGCGTTGCTGGTGGGCTTCTTCGGCATGGTGCCCTTCATCATCTACGCCGAGAAAAAGCGCCGGATGAAGCGCGTGCTGCTTGGGGCCGTCAGCGTGCTGCTGGCCTGCGAGCTGTACTTCTGGGCCTTCGGCGACACCCTGCAGGCGCTGGTGATCGGCACCATCGTCTTCTTCACCGCCTTCAACCTGCTGGAAGCCTCGTTGCCGTCGCTGATCAGCAAGGTCGCCCCGGCCGGCGGCAAGGGCACCGCGATGGGCGTCTACTCCACCAGCCAGTTCCTCGGCGCGGCCCTTGGCGGCATCCTGGGGGGCTGGTTGTTCCAGCATGGCGGGCTGTCGGTGGTATTCATCGGCTGCGCCGTTGTCTGTGCGATTTGGCTCGCCATTGCTGTTACTATGCGCGAGCCTCCGTATGTCACCAGCCTGCGCCTGCCCCTCTCAGCAGCGGCCCTCGGCGATGCCGGGCTGGTGGCGCGATTGCTGGCAACGCCCGGAGTGGCCGATGCCGTAGTGGTGGCCGAAGAAGGCGCCATCTATATCAAGTTGGATACCGAACAATTGGACCGCACGTCCCTGGAGCGCCTGATCAACGCGGCGCCCGAACGTGCTGAAGCCTAG
- a CDS encoding single-stranded DNA-binding protein, giving the protein MARGVNKVILVGNVGGDPEVRYMPNGNAVTNVTLATSESWKDKQTGQQQERTEWHRVVFFGRLAEIAGEYLRKGSQVYVEGTLRTREWEKDGVKRYTTEIVVDINGQMQLLGGRPGNDGDSAPRAPRPQREPQQSAPREQQQRPAPQPAAQPAPDYDSFDDDIPF; this is encoded by the coding sequence ATGGCCCGTGGGGTTAACAAAGTCATTCTGGTTGGCAACGTCGGTGGTGATCCCGAAGTTCGCTACATGCCCAACGGCAATGCCGTGACCAACGTCACCCTGGCCACCAGCGAAAGCTGGAAGGACAAGCAGACCGGCCAGCAGCAGGAACGTACCGAGTGGCACCGCGTGGTGTTCTTTGGCCGTCTCGCCGAAATCGCCGGCGAGTACCTGCGCAAGGGCTCGCAGGTCTACGTCGAAGGCACCCTGCGCACCCGCGAGTGGGAAAAGGACGGCGTCAAGCGCTACACCACCGAGATCGTGGTCGACATCAACGGCCAGATGCAGCTGCTCGGCGGCCGTCCCGGCAACGATGGCGACTCCGCCCCGCGTGCCCCGCGCCCGCAGCGTGAGCCGCAACAGTCCGCCCCGCGCGAGCAACAGCAGCGCCCGGCTCCGCAGCCCGCCGCCCAACCGGCGCCGGACTACGACAGCTTCGACGACGACATTCCGTTCTGA
- a CDS encoding PepSY-associated TM helix domain-containing protein: MRPLLVLLHRYLGLATALFLALAGLTGSLLAFQHEIDEWLNPAFYHAPAQGPLLSPGELVQRIEGAEPRLQVWYMEVPDEAGHAALMAAVPRTDPATGAPYDLHHRVIYLDPVSGAELGMRQWGACCLQAQNVIPFLLEFHYNLALPGNWGLLLMGLVAILWVIDCFAGAWLTLPRGRPFLKKWWTAWTLKRRAGRYRRNLDLHRAGGLWLWLLLLPVAVSSVAMNLPEQVFKPVVSLFSEAPPSTYQQRSQMPREALGETRLDYQQVYKLAQTEGARLGIEGEIGELYYSFEYNFFGAGFGGHEANPLDKSWLFFHGTDGSLIGEEIAGRGTPGERFYRLQAPIHGGRIAGLPGRIVIALLGLAIAGLSVTGVVIWWRKRQARRASAARAREGRRAAFGQNL; encoded by the coding sequence ATGCGCCCTCTTCTCGTTCTGCTACACCGCTACCTCGGCCTGGCCACCGCGCTGTTTCTCGCCCTCGCCGGGCTCACCGGTAGCCTGCTGGCCTTCCAGCACGAGATCGACGAATGGCTGAACCCGGCCTTCTACCACGCGCCCGCACAGGGGCCGCTGCTGTCCCCCGGCGAACTGGTGCAGCGTATCGAGGGCGCCGAGCCGCGCCTGCAGGTCTGGTACATGGAGGTCCCGGACGAGGCCGGCCATGCGGCGCTGATGGCTGCGGTGCCGCGCACCGACCCGGCTACGGGCGCACCCTACGACCTGCACCACCGGGTGATCTACCTGGACCCGGTGAGCGGCGCCGAGCTGGGCATGCGCCAGTGGGGCGCCTGCTGCCTGCAGGCGCAGAACGTCATCCCCTTCCTGCTGGAGTTCCACTACAACCTGGCGCTGCCGGGCAACTGGGGCCTGCTGCTGATGGGGCTGGTGGCGATCCTCTGGGTCATCGACTGCTTCGCTGGCGCCTGGCTGACCCTGCCCCGTGGCCGGCCCTTCCTGAAGAAATGGTGGACGGCCTGGACGCTCAAGCGCCGCGCCGGCCGCTACCGGCGCAACCTCGACCTGCACCGGGCCGGTGGGCTCTGGCTGTGGCTGCTGCTCCTGCCGGTGGCGGTGAGCAGCGTGGCGATGAACCTGCCGGAGCAGGTGTTCAAGCCGGTGGTGTCACTGTTCTCCGAGGCGCCGCCGAGCACCTACCAGCAGCGCAGCCAAATGCCCCGCGAGGCGCTGGGGGAAACGCGGCTGGACTACCAGCAGGTATACAAGCTGGCACAGACGGAAGGAGCGCGGCTTGGCATCGAGGGCGAAATCGGCGAGCTGTACTACAGCTTCGAGTACAACTTCTTCGGCGCCGGTTTCGGGGGCCACGAGGCCAACCCGCTGGACAAGTCCTGGCTGTTCTTCCATGGCACCGACGGCAGCTTGATCGGCGAGGAGATCGCCGGGCGCGGCACGCCGGGTGAACGCTTCTACCGGCTGCAGGCACCGATCCACGGCGGGCGCATCGCGGGGTTGCCGGGGCGCATCGTGATCGCGCTGCTGGGGCTGGCCATCGCCGGGCTGAGCGTCACCGGCGTGGTCATCTGGTGGCGCAAGCGGCAGGCCCGGCGCGCCAGTGCGGCCCGCGCCCGCGAGGGGCGGCGAGCCGCTTTCGGTCAGAACTTATAG